A window of Microbacterium hominis genomic DNA:
GGCGTCGTCGGCGGGGGTGCAGATCGCCGGGGGAGGCCTCCGCGCGGGCGACCGGTACACCCTGCACGGCGTCGAGGCCGAGGCCGTGGCCGTGGCGGACCTGCGGGCGCCGGGCATCGCTGACGGCGACGTGGTCGCCCCCGACAGCCTGCGCGAGTGGATGGACCGCAACGTGGTCGGCAGCGGCGGGCAGGCGCTCGCGGACGCCGTCGCGCTGCTGCGCGAGCGCGGGTACCTCAGCCACGGTCTTTCCGTCACGGAGGAGTCGGTGTGGGTGACCGCGCTGCCCTCGTACGAGTTCCAGCCCAGCGCGTCGGGACACTCCTTGGCCCGGGTCAACAGCATGTTCACGCGCCTGCTCGAGCGCGAGGTCGACCCGCGTGCCGCCGAATCGGGCAACTACGTGGCCGCGATCGGAGACGACGAGCAGTTCGCGGTGGCGACCGCGCTCGTCGCCCGCGAGCTCGGCTTCCCCTCGCGCGTCGTGCTCGGCGCGCGTCTGGCCGACACGGGCGAGGGGCTGACCACGTGCGAGGAGGGCGTGTGCCGCGCACAGGACCTCGCGGCGTGGACCGAGGTGCGCGGCGCCGGCGGCGCCTGGGTGCCCGTGGACGTGACGCCGCAGTACGAGAACTCACCGAGCCTGGATGTGACGGAGCAGCGGGACCCCGAGGTCGTGACCGACGTGCTCCCCGACACGGTCGACGAGGTGGAGCCGCCCGACCCCGTGCAGGAGGACACGCTCGCCGATCCCGCCGACGACGAACAGGCGGGCCTGGACCTCAGCTGGCTGTGGCCCATCCTGCGCGTCGCCGGGATCGTCTTCCTGCTGCTGCTGGTGGCCTTCGGGCCGTTCCTGGTCGTGATCGTCGCGAAGGCGCTTCGCCGACGCGGTCGGCGCACGCACCCCGCTCCCGCCGTGCGCGTGTCGGGCGGCTGGGACGAGTACGTCGATGCGGCGGTGGATGCCGGGCTCGTCGCCCCACGGGAGCTCACCCGCCGCGAGCTCGCGGGCGCCTTCGAGAGCGCGTCCGGGGTGGCGCTGGCCGACACCGCCGACCGTGCGGTGTTCTCCGACGCCGAGGTCTCCGCGGCCGACGCCGAGGCGTTCTGGCGCCTGGTGGATGACGAGCGCCGGAGCCTGCGACGCGGTCGCGGGGTCTGGCGCGGACTCGCCGCGACCGTATCGTTGAGATCGTTCCTTCGACAGCTCGCACCCGACCCGAGTGCGAGAAGCCGCTTCGCCGAGAGGGGGAAGCGCCGGACCCCCGGTCCGCGCGTGCCGCAACATGACACCCACGACCATCGACGCCTCCACGATCGCGGCGCTCAGCCTCATCTGGCTGATCGGCGCCGTCGCCCTCTACGTGTGGGTCGCCCTCGCCCTGGCCGCCGTGTTCCGCAAGTCCGGCGAAGAGGGCTGGAAGGGATGGGTGCCGGTCTGGAACCTCGTCGTGCTCCTCCAGCTCGGCGGCTTCTCCGGATGGTTCGTGCTGCTCGCGCTGGTGCCGATCGTCGGGCAGCTGGCTCTCTGGGCGGTGCTGGTCATCGCCTGCCACCGGATCGGCGGGGCATTCGGCTTCGGACCCGGCATGACGGTGCTCGCCGCGCTGCTCCTGCCCCTGTGGGCCTCGATCATCGGATTCGGATCGGCCCGGTGGATCGGAGCGACGCAGGTGCCCACGGCGGCGGGGGCCGCTGCGGACGCCGCGCCGCGACGCCGCAGTGCGCCGATCGACCCGCCGGCATCGGCGGCCGCGGCCCCGGCGGACCGCCCGCCGCTCCCCTCGTGGGCGTATCCGTCGACGACCGATGCCCCGGCAGCGCCCGCGGCGCCCCCGGCCCCGGCAGCGCCCCTGGCCGCTCCCGCGCCGCGCGGTGCCTCCACCGCGTCGATCGAGATCCCGCCGCGCCCGCCGCTGCCGGCGGGATGGGCGCCCCCCGCCCCGGCGGCGGAGCCCACCGGCTCGGTTCCCGAGTACACCGAAGAGGTCACCGCCGCGGTGCCGGGCGCACCGGGACCCGTCTCGGCGGTGCCAGGCGTTCGCCGCGAGCCGGCCAACGAGCCCGTCGCGCCGCCCGTGACCCGCGTGCCGGCCGCGCCGCGCACGGTCGACTCCGAGCCCTGGGCGCCGGCGGTGTCGCCGTTCCCCGAGCCCGACGCGTTCCCGGAGGCGTCGGGCGAGGTGTCGGCGGTCGTCGGCGCGCCGCAGGCGGGCAGTCCGCTGTCCGCGCTCGGATCCGTGTCGGCGCAGCACCGGCTCTCCCACATCCCCGACGACGACGACCTCGACGAGGCCACGGTCGTGGCCAGTCGCCGGCGCGCACCGTGGGTGCTCGCGCTCCCGACCGGCACCGAGGTCGACCTTTCGGCCGATGTCGTATACCTCGGCCGACGGCCCTCGCCCAACGCGGCCTTCCCGCAGGCGCAGCTGGTCGAGATCCACGACGGCACGGTCTCGAAGACCCACGCGCGACTGGAGCGCCGCGACGACGGCTGGGCGATCGCCGACCTCGACTCGACCAACGGCACCGTTCTGGTCGGTGCTGACGGCGCGGAGCGCGAGATCGAGCCGGGGGAGATCGTCGCCGTGACGGAGCGCTTCTTCGTCGGCGACGCCGTCGTGCGCCTCACGCGGGCAGACGACGGTCGATGACCGTCGATCCTGAGCGGGACGCGGACGGCGCCGCCGAGACGGCGAGTGACGCCGACGAGCAGACGGCGCTCTCCCGCCGCCGCGTCGCGGCCCGGCCGGCGGATGACGACGACGCGCCCTTCGCCGAGGACACGATCGTCGCCCGACGCAGGGTCGCCGCGATCGCGACCGCGCCGATCGCGACCGTCGCCGAGCCCGACGCCGACGCCCACGACGTGACCGAGGCGACGGTGATCGGGCGCCGCCCGCCGCGCCCCGCGCCGCCCGCCGACCTCGACGACACCGTCATCCGCCCGCGGACCCCCGCGCGCCCCGATCTCGCGCCGGGGACGGCGGCGGACATCGACGACACGGCGCTCGCCGCGCGCGCCCGCCCGATCCGCCCCCGCACGGCCTCCGACGACGCCGTACCCGCGCCGCCCGTGCGGGAGGCGCACGTGCCGCGGCCGGCGGAGGTGATCGCCGACGACGTGGTGCGCCCCGAGCCCACGGTCGCGATGCGCGCCGCCTCGCCGTCGCCGGTTTCCCGAGCGGCTGCCGAGCATGAGAGTGTGGATCGCGCTTTCCGCGTGCGCGAGCGACGTCGCCTGCTGATCGTCGCCATCGCCGCGCTCGGGATCGCCGCAGCGGCGGCTGTCGTGGTCGCCCTCCTGCTGATCTGACGCCTGCCCCCGAGGATGACGATGACCGACCGCCCCTTCTCCGCCGCGCCCGCCCCGGCCGATGCCGCCGTCGCGCCCGCCGCCGAAGGCCTCGACCCGGTCGCCTCCGCGCGGCTCGGACTCGTTCCGGCGGCCACCGGCCACCGTGCCGTCGCGTTCGCGATCGACGCCGCGATCTGGCTCCTGCTCTCCGCTCCGGTCGTGATCGGCACCGTGCTCCTGGCGATGGCCGCCGCCGTGGGCGATCCGG
This region includes:
- a CDS encoding DUF5684 domain-containing protein → MTPTTIDASTIAALSLIWLIGAVALYVWVALALAAVFRKSGEEGWKGWVPVWNLVVLLQLGGFSGWFVLLALVPIVGQLALWAVLVIACHRIGGAFGFGPGMTVLAALLLPLWASIIGFGSARWIGATQVPTAAGAAADAAPRRRSAPIDPPASAAAAPADRPPLPSWAYPSTTDAPAAPAAPPAPAAPLAAPAPRGASTASIEIPPRPPLPAGWAPPAPAAEPTGSVPEYTEEVTAAVPGAPGPVSAVPGVRREPANEPVAPPVTRVPAAPRTVDSEPWAPAVSPFPEPDAFPEASGEVSAVVGAPQAGSPLSALGSVSAQHRLSHIPDDDDLDEATVVASRRRAPWVLALPTGTEVDLSADVVYLGRRPSPNAAFPQAQLVEIHDGTVSKTHARLERRDDGWAIADLDSTNGTVLVGADGAEREIEPGEIVAVTERFFVGDAVVRLTRADDGR